From a single Lentisphaera profundi genomic region:
- a CDS encoding glycosyltransferase family 2 protein has protein sequence MKILIGMLIHNEEDIIADTLKTVFTQDIFNHTQDKIEMIIVANACSDNSAAIAEFLLREFKRLHLNFTYRVVSKEEPGKIAAWNDLIHLYSDPDYDYIICMDGDIIIQQNHNFSTLIDALERNSEALISSDLPIKDISLKAHKGLRNFTSLAFSKITQKGTSQLCGQLYCARADFLKQIYIPPEVLIDDTYIKFMACTGGLKHSVDDSKIISLRHISHIFEAYTGVKDYFNNQVRQTVGFSLWRIFKEIIKNDLINDNAIQAVKKRALENPEWLKEEMLIYFAQGKKWYIYSGALSVRFKRLTRLSFKGKLKMIIPVICAWLVDIAVVFVSNQKIKNSHLQSLWSDTKSKKIAQDLNAMKLRETRFHL, from the coding sequence ATGAAAATACTTATTGGCATGCTCATTCATAATGAAGAAGATATCATAGCTGATACACTAAAAACTGTTTTCACACAAGATATTTTTAATCATACACAAGATAAAATTGAAATGATCATAGTTGCGAATGCTTGTAGCGATAACAGTGCGGCAATTGCTGAATTCCTGCTGCGGGAGTTTAAACGACTTCATTTGAATTTTACCTATAGAGTTGTAAGCAAAGAAGAGCCTGGAAAAATTGCTGCGTGGAATGATCTCATCCATCTCTACTCCGATCCTGATTACGACTATATCATCTGTATGGATGGCGATATCATTATTCAACAAAACCATAATTTTTCAACTTTAATTGACGCACTCGAACGTAACTCTGAAGCCTTAATTTCTAGTGACCTACCCATCAAAGATATCAGTCTTAAAGCGCACAAGGGTTTACGTAATTTTACTTCTCTAGCCTTTTCAAAAATAACCCAAAAAGGGACATCACAACTTTGTGGTCAACTTTACTGTGCACGCGCAGATTTCCTCAAACAAATTTATATCCCACCAGAAGTTTTGATCGATGACACCTATATTAAATTCATGGCGTGTACAGGTGGCTTGAAGCACTCAGTAGATGATTCAAAAATCATTAGCCTGCGCCACATCAGTCATATTTTTGAAGCTTACACTGGTGTGAAAGATTACTTCAATAATCAAGTGCGCCAAACTGTAGGTTTTTCTTTATGGAGAATTTTTAAAGAAATCATTAAAAATGATCTCATTAATGATAATGCCATTCAAGCTGTAAAAAAACGTGCCTTAGAAAATCCTGAATGGCTCAAAGAAGAGATGCTTATTTATTTTGCCCAAGGCAAAAAATGGTACATTTACTCTGGTGCCCTATCAGTTCGATTTAAAAGACTCACACGATTATCTTTTAAGGGAAAATTAAAAATGATCATCCCCGTGATTTGTGCATGGTTGGTCGATATTGCTGTGGTTTTCGTGAGTAATCAAAAAATTAAAAATAGTCATTTACAATCACTTTGGTCCGATACCAAAAGTAAAAAAATTGCTCAAGATTTAAATGCTATGAAACTTCGTGAAACGCGCTTTCACCTCTAA
- a CDS encoding exosortase/archaeosortase family protein, with the protein MAQTLFTKSLVHKTVLISSCLLIVLYFGEVFDQLWGTQLRLISAIFSEYFLSYLGMDIERQFTILEVGNMSFDIIPACNGSKSIKISLISSCILAIASKKLTGLSKFIFIMLSIPLAVFVNSIRVSALVGLSYLSGSIIHADTLLHTIIGLVFFAINIYMLTKILELMISLKQATFKINLLYPAILMTCLVMLPFFTACIRDWKGTIYNQNDTASFLFFIWGIGIYAFLAFKSSKNHSDYLSGILMMIFILAITSLIQLFSMNNYILGFCFLVSLHSFNTIEYGFQNSLKKTPLLFIIFMAYPKTNEQVMEMFNLSLDHVLISKFIIAVLLSSFVLSRTKTIKYTCTRPLPFICYKYILVATCFLFGIQLYSSRKSPVPLVTQSFYYPYILNNWEGFDLEVNDQELIKRIYTKGSESAGLMIISSEGDSKNIHTPEYCQFGIGWEVSSRQQIQYSNTKFSDLNVTKLKLKQEGLSREFIYWFQSDDFTCATYSEFIAHNTMAQLQGKQLPWLLYITWSDNCTQLEKDFIPILPEIQVNTD; encoded by the coding sequence ATGGCTCAGACATTGTTCACAAAATCATTAGTGCATAAGACTGTACTTATCTCTAGTTGCCTCCTTATTGTTTTATATTTTGGAGAAGTATTTGATCAACTATGGGGAACTCAGTTAAGGCTTATTTCTGCTATTTTTTCTGAATATTTCCTCTCTTATTTGGGAATGGATATCGAACGTCAATTTACGATTCTTGAAGTGGGAAATATGTCATTCGATATCATTCCCGCATGCAATGGATCAAAGAGTATAAAGATTAGTTTAATCTCTTCATGTATACTGGCTATTGCGAGTAAAAAATTAACGGGATTGAGTAAGTTTATATTTATCATGCTTAGTATTCCTCTGGCCGTATTCGTTAATAGCATCCGCGTCTCTGCCTTAGTTGGACTCAGTTATCTAAGCGGTTCTATTATTCATGCAGACACCCTACTTCATACCATTATTGGGCTAGTTTTTTTTGCGATCAATATATATATGCTTACAAAAATTTTAGAACTCATGATATCGCTTAAGCAAGCTACATTTAAAATAAACTTATTGTACCCTGCCATACTAATGACATGCCTAGTTATGCTTCCATTTTTCACTGCTTGCATACGCGATTGGAAGGGAACCATTTATAACCAAAATGACACCGCTTCATTTCTTTTTTTCATCTGGGGCATTGGTATTTATGCCTTTTTGGCTTTTAAAAGCTCGAAAAATCATAGTGACTATCTTAGTGGCATTCTAATGATGATCTTTATTCTTGCCATCACCAGTCTTATTCAATTATTCAGCATGAATAATTATATTCTAGGCTTTTGTTTTTTAGTCAGTCTTCATAGCTTTAATACTATTGAATACGGTTTTCAAAATAGTTTAAAAAAGACTCCTTTACTGTTCATAATTTTCATGGCTTACCCAAAAACTAATGAACAAGTAATGGAAATGTTTAACTTAAGTCTAGATCATGTCCTTATTAGTAAATTTATCATCGCAGTTCTACTCAGTTCATTTGTATTGAGTAGAACTAAAACCATTAAATATACATGTACACGCCCCTTACCATTTATTTGCTACAAGTACATTCTTGTTGCTACTTGTTTTCTTTTTGGAATTCAACTCTACAGCTCACGTAAATCTCCTGTGCCATTAGTGACTCAATCCTTTTACTACCCTTACATATTAAATAATTGGGAAGGTTTTGACCTAGAAGTAAATGACCAGGAACTCATAAAAAGAATCTATACCAAAGGTTCCGAAAGTGCCGGACTCATGATTATTTCATCCGAAGGTGATTCTAAAAATATACACACTCCTGAATACTGCCAATTTGGTATCGGTTGGGAGGTAAGTTCACGCCAACAAATTCAGTATAGTAATACGAAATTTTCAGATTTAAACGTCACTAAACTTAAACTTAAGCAAGAAGGATTAAGTCGTGAATTCATCTATTGGTTCCAAAGCGATGACTTCACATGCGCTACTTACAGTGAATTTATCGCTCATAATACGATGGCTCAACTTCAAGGGAAACAGCTTCCTTGGTTACTTTATATTACTTGGTCTGATAACTGTACCCAGCTAGAAAAAGATTTTATTCCAATCCTTCCAGAAATCCAAGTCAATACAGACTAA
- a CDS encoding tetratricopeptide repeat protein, with protein MRILIITFLLLSSGGGLLFMMNDKPIEKKLPKVNKSNLKAIDYLDHINDKELNLSATKEIFNKMNENINSRKRLKAIYVLSDLVSKTKITDASLNYIDSLPQRIFPQFKLGMIYFDMGKKSKARECWRKSSHELSELYIARSYISEFKYDKALKFLLQQDLNQMNFQSLNLLYSLHFIKADKTSLKTILEHVSQRFPENKEWQLKVALMNFIGGDYHKVQEIIAPMIFSKELEVSELACAYNARMYLFISRLISQPKNTYIDDILMAAKQDCQAIFDISGRSQYFRLFIDQKTIEKEIVFYQNFISSQKDSNTLFPTPSSSHLVSRYLSSRYYISKKQFSAASNSIKAAEFNRHIEQIEGLHLGFLNSPLYLFNNAQILTLEGQHLSALKVIEQLHQNSISDASINLYQFNRQELGKPSSTSLTTLFTKNNSLTPMLHLNKKFEEAINDGNIHSALEIIQKASISKQEKEFISACLIRKNDPTKAKQVFTRLGAAGLPQALIELALIDYEQGQINTSKNSLKKALLFSSTRKSALLLLARLAAENKEFKKMEEILIPLRKEKDLQALLILASKALELKLFPQALKYSQEVIMSYGNRKAPLLIKAAAVMDIYSKLPTSENKALLRQTVQQIEKLQIARDQAIHRALTELYFHLNDLKQAQEYMVKVDDPQLHKKIISSQLKQNMAASQIESWQKLLTLHGDKFTDLELLRFESLRLIKNNKYSEALQKINHLTDRKTLTYKIICLHQMKDFDKRNQLISQCDQALQNWRILGDISFREQQYDQAAECYKQALALQPSNIIISNNYISAILELPNAQFSTVLIHAESNYQKLPQTQTLDTLIKVLSRLEKWEKLQKLLEQQDSLSISNQLMLAKIYESSSLKKTEEILTRLLTDRTLVWHNNQKDEVLQWLRHCSQNH; from the coding sequence ATGCGTATTCTTATTATTACTTTTCTACTACTCAGTTCTGGAGGCGGATTATTATTCATGATGAATGATAAACCCATAGAGAAAAAGTTACCCAAAGTAAATAAGTCAAACTTGAAAGCTATTGACTATCTAGATCATATTAATGATAAGGAACTCAACCTTAGTGCCACAAAAGAAATCTTTAATAAAATGAATGAAAACATCAACTCAAGAAAAAGACTTAAGGCTATTTATGTTCTCAGTGACTTAGTCTCCAAAACTAAAATAACTGATGCTTCCTTAAACTATATCGACTCATTACCTCAAAGGATTTTTCCTCAATTTAAATTGGGTATGATTTATTTCGATATGGGTAAAAAAAGTAAAGCTCGCGAATGCTGGAGAAAAAGTTCACATGAACTTAGTGAACTGTATATAGCGAGGAGCTATATCAGTGAATTTAAATACGACAAAGCTCTGAAATTTTTATTGCAGCAAGACTTGAATCAAATGAATTTTCAATCTCTAAATTTATTGTATTCGCTGCACTTTATTAAAGCTGATAAAACTTCACTTAAGACAATTCTTGAGCACGTATCTCAGCGCTTTCCTGAAAATAAAGAATGGCAACTTAAAGTCGCACTTATGAACTTTATTGGTGGTGACTATCATAAAGTACAAGAAATCATCGCGCCCATGATCTTTAGTAAAGAGCTTGAAGTTAGCGAGCTGGCCTGTGCTTACAATGCACGTATGTATTTATTTATTTCTCGATTAATCTCACAGCCCAAGAATACTTATATTGATGATATCCTTATGGCGGCAAAACAAGATTGTCAAGCTATTTTTGATATCTCCGGCCGTAGTCAATACTTTCGCCTTTTTATTGACCAAAAAACTATCGAAAAAGAAATCGTATTTTATCAGAATTTTATCTCAAGTCAAAAAGATTCTAATACTCTATTCCCAACACCCTCATCATCTCACCTCGTAAGTCGCTACCTAAGTAGCCGTTACTACATAAGTAAAAAACAATTTAGTGCCGCGTCAAATTCTATTAAAGCCGCGGAGTTTAATAGACACATTGAACAAATAGAAGGTCTACATCTGGGTTTTCTTAATTCGCCTCTATACCTTTTTAATAATGCTCAAATTTTAACTCTTGAAGGGCAACACCTCAGTGCCTTAAAAGTCATCGAACAACTTCATCAAAATTCTATCAGCGATGCCTCTATAAATTTATATCAATTCAATCGTCAAGAACTGGGGAAACCAAGCTCGACTTCATTAACAACTCTATTCACCAAAAATAATTCGCTAACACCAATGCTTCATTTAAATAAGAAATTTGAAGAAGCAATTAATGATGGGAACATCCACAGTGCTTTAGAAATCATTCAAAAAGCAAGTATTTCTAAACAAGAAAAGGAATTTATTTCCGCTTGTCTCATCCGCAAAAATGATCCTACTAAAGCCAAGCAAGTTTTCACCCGACTTGGAGCGGCAGGACTTCCACAAGCTTTGATTGAACTGGCACTTATCGATTATGAACAAGGCCAAATTAATACTTCTAAAAATTCACTAAAAAAAGCTTTGTTGTTTTCATCCACAAGAAAGAGTGCCTTACTGCTTTTAGCACGACTTGCCGCTGAGAATAAAGAGTTTAAGAAAATGGAGGAAATACTAATTCCCTTAAGGAAAGAAAAAGATCTGCAGGCCTTACTCATTTTGGCAAGTAAAGCTTTGGAACTAAAACTTTTCCCTCAAGCACTAAAATACTCCCAGGAGGTCATCATGAGTTATGGTAATCGTAAGGCTCCACTACTCATCAAAGCGGCTGCGGTTATGGATATTTATAGTAAATTGCCTACGAGTGAAAATAAAGCTCTGCTCCGACAAACTGTACAGCAAATAGAGAAACTCCAAATCGCTCGAGACCAGGCTATTCACCGTGCTTTAACTGAACTTTATTTTCACTTAAATGACTTAAAGCAAGCTCAAGAATATATGGTAAAAGTTGATGACCCTCAATTACATAAAAAAATCATTAGTTCTCAACTCAAGCAAAATATGGCTGCCAGCCAAATCGAGTCTTGGCAAAAATTACTCACGCTGCATGGAGATAAATTTACTGATCTCGAATTACTTAGATTCGAAAGCCTAAGACTTATTAAAAATAATAAATATTCTGAGGCTCTGCAAAAAATAAACCACTTAACTGATCGAAAGACACTGACCTATAAAATAATTTGTCTTCATCAAATGAAAGATTTTGATAAAAGAAATCAACTTATAAGTCAATGTGACCAAGCTCTACAAAACTGGAGAATATTAGGAGATATCTCTTTTCGTGAACAGCAGTATGATCAAGCTGCAGAATGCTATAAACAAGCTCTCGCACTTCAACCTTCAAACATAATCATCTCTAATAATTATATATCTGCTATTTTAGAACTCCCTAATGCACAATTCTCCACTGTATTAATACATGCCGAAAGTAACTATCAAAAACTTCCTCAAACTCAAACTCTAGACACACTCATAAAAGTACTCAGTCGTTTAGAAAAATGGGAGAAACTACAAAAATTACTTGAGCAGCAAGATTCTCTATCCATTTCAAACCAGCTTATGCTCGCAAAAATTTATGAGTCTTCCTCTCTCAAAAAAACTGAAGAAATTCTAACACGACTACTCACTGACCGTACTTTAGTTTGGCACAATAATCAAAAAGATGAGGTTCTCCAATGGCTCAGACATTGTTCACAAAATCATTAG
- a CDS encoding choice-of-anchor L domain-containing protein: protein MKTFITLLLLSNIQLQAEIIIDSFDNIDNLVNSLIDEQAYIDPGVQVSNISYNGDSRALGYFSNGLDAGLGMDSGIVLSTGYVNTIDSVNSSSRTSGRLNTGGDSDLNSLIPGYSTYDATSIEMDFTTQGDSAYFNYAFASEEYTEWVGSSYNDTFGFFINGENYALVPGEDDIVAINSINHNTNEDFFNNNDSHHDPNNNQDFDFSFDGFTNTFTAKLTGLNAGETYHLKLAIADAGDTLWDSAVFLEAGSFSKVPIAPAGAPEPEFYLLIIIAGFILYKKLQQEKSNVFVG from the coding sequence ATGAAAACATTCATCACCCTATTACTACTGAGCAACATTCAACTACAAGCTGAAATCATCATAGATAGCTTTGATAACATCGACAATCTCGTAAACTCACTTATAGATGAACAAGCCTACATCGATCCAGGAGTTCAGGTTTCTAATATATCTTACAATGGAGACAGTCGAGCTCTAGGCTACTTCAGCAATGGTCTGGATGCTGGTTTAGGCATGGACAGCGGTATTGTTCTTTCGACTGGCTATGTCAATACTATTGACTCTGTTAATTCATCCAGTCGTACATCAGGCAGATTAAATACCGGCGGTGATAGTGATTTAAATTCCCTTATCCCGGGTTATAGCACATACGATGCCACCAGTATTGAAATGGATTTCACCACTCAAGGAGATAGTGCCTACTTTAATTATGCCTTTGCATCAGAGGAGTACACTGAGTGGGTGGGCAGTTCTTATAATGATACTTTTGGTTTTTTTATCAATGGTGAGAACTATGCTCTAGTTCCCGGCGAAGATGATATTGTCGCAATTAATAGTATCAATCATAATACTAATGAAGATTTTTTTAATAATAATGACTCTCATCATGATCCAAATAACAATCAAGATTTTGATTTTTCTTTCGATGGTTTCACTAATACTTTTACCGCCAAACTTACCGGATTGAATGCAGGGGAAACGTATCATCTAAAATTAGCCATTGCTGACGCAGGTGATACCTTGTGGGATTCCGCTGTTTTCCTTGAAGCAGGATCTTTTTCAAAGGTCCCCATCGCTCCAGCAGGGGCACCTGAGCCAGAGTTTTATTTACTGATTATTATTGCAGGATTTATTCTCTACAAAAAATTACAGCAAGAAAAATCAAACGTGTTTGTAGGTTAA
- a CDS encoding glycosyltransferase family 2 protein: MTINKIAIIMRSKNEQPYVREALENLLAQTYNSYKLYNVDSGSDDGTLQVVKAFSESVKCIAPENYIPGTVLNDMIEACEEDVIVFLNADAIPQSVDWLKNLLEPILNNRADATFSRQLARKDAFFIVKDDYSRTYINESDSSQDYKKFSAVACAFKRKLWDAVKFYDDGYAEDLVWAIQCQRQGFHFKYVHEAVVQHSHNYTIKGLFRKKFRHGIVYYRLQMLKPSLLWQAYICSRELTRDALKAIKGLKLAEIPYNILYRMTIHMAIYRGVKLAASRKETEL; the protein is encoded by the coding sequence ATGACTATTAACAAAATCGCTATTATTATGAGATCTAAAAATGAGCAACCCTACGTTAGGGAAGCGCTCGAGAATCTCTTAGCTCAGACCTATAACTCTTATAAACTATATAATGTTGATTCAGGATCTGATGATGGCACATTACAAGTGGTGAAAGCTTTTAGTGAGTCTGTAAAATGCATTGCCCCAGAAAATTATATCCCTGGAACAGTCCTAAACGATATGATTGAAGCTTGTGAAGAAGACGTGATCGTATTCTTAAATGCCGATGCAATTCCACAAAGTGTTGACTGGTTAAAAAATTTATTAGAACCCATTTTAAATAATAGAGCGGATGCGACTTTTAGTCGCCAACTCGCTAGAAAAGATGCTTTCTTCATTGTGAAAGATGACTATTCGAGGACCTATATCAATGAGAGCGATTCTTCACAGGACTATAAAAAATTTTCAGCAGTCGCGTGTGCATTTAAAAGAAAACTATGGGATGCAGTCAAGTTCTATGACGATGGTTATGCGGAAGATTTAGTATGGGCCATTCAGTGCCAACGCCAAGGCTTCCATTTTAAATATGTCCATGAAGCCGTGGTTCAGCATTCTCACAATTATACCATCAAGGGTTTATTCAGAAAAAAATTCCGACATGGGATCGTTTATTATCGTTTACAGATGCTTAAACCATCACTTTTATGGCAAGCTTATATCTGTTCACGAGAATTGACACGCGATGCTCTTAAAGCAATTAAAGGACTCAAATTAGCAGAGATTCCTTATAACATTTTATATCGAATGACGATACACATGGCGATTTACCGTGGTGTGAAATTGGCCGCAAGCAGAAAGGAGACAGAGCTATGA
- a CDS encoding nucleotidyltransferase domain-containing protein: protein MSKYTVNAGNKFDLLVDRDLAAIINLCLTSKYAASIKAIVLMGSYGRGEGTAFQTERGLRPFNDYDLVVVGKSMNEWKRRKVQKVFHQLERELTKDLEITVDLFLHTENSLKRADASLMNYEMKYGHKVVYGDPRILELMPNYKSVDLSEATRLLLNRGKLLLDISTRLRSVNSFTENELLLYKNI, encoded by the coding sequence ATGAGTAAGTATACCGTAAATGCAGGAAATAAATTCGATTTATTAGTTGATCGTGATTTAGCCGCCATTATAAATCTTTGTTTAACCTCAAAATATGCAGCAAGTATTAAAGCGATTGTTCTTATGGGATCCTATGGTCGTGGAGAAGGCACTGCTTTTCAGACTGAACGTGGTTTAAGACCTTTTAATGATTACGATTTAGTCGTCGTAGGAAAATCCATGAACGAATGGAAACGCCGGAAAGTTCAAAAAGTATTTCATCAACTTGAACGAGAACTCACAAAAGATTTAGAAATCACGGTGGACTTATTTCTTCATACCGAAAATAGTCTAAAGCGTGCGGATGCAAGTTTAATGAATTACGAGATGAAATATGGCCACAAAGTTGTCTATGGAGATCCGCGAATATTGGAGCTGATGCCCAACTATAAATCTGTTGATCTCTCAGAAGCGACAAGATTACTTCTTAATAGAGGAAAATTATTACTTGATATTTCGACTCGCTTAAGAAGTGTGAACTCTTTCACAGAGAACGAATTACTCTTATATAAAAATATTTAA
- a CDS encoding alkaline phosphatase family protein — MKKEKLALFLFIDAFGWEILKKHSFFLADKLKSKQKLETVFGYSSACDPSIISGRSPSEHGHWNSFYYAPKTCPYKWLKYLRFMPEKIMNHHRVRSKLSSWIKKIHGFTGYFMLYNVPFKYLPLFDYAEKNRIWEPGGLNQGENIFDQLSKNNLSFHTHHYGQSDEVKISKLEEKIKSKNIDFAYVSMGGLDSLMHSVGTQDEKVEKKVRWYDQRLRETLELAEQNYEDVKFHVFTDHGMHDTKSTYDLQAEIAKLDLIYNEDYVAVYDSTMARFWYLNQKGKETIQSFLQDSAHGRTLSDDELKDLGVYFEDRKFGEEIFMMNSGEQICPSYMGEKFTPGLHGYHPSDADSYAQICGNSEPRDDLKSIKDIYKVMMDQMHWLMK; from the coding sequence GTGAAAAAAGAAAAATTAGCCTTGTTTTTATTTATTGATGCCTTCGGCTGGGAAATCCTTAAGAAGCATTCGTTTTTTTTAGCGGATAAATTGAAATCGAAACAAAAACTAGAAACCGTCTTTGGCTATTCTAGTGCCTGTGATCCATCTATAATATCGGGTCGTAGTCCAAGTGAACACGGTCATTGGAACTCTTTTTATTATGCACCCAAAACTTGTCCATATAAGTGGTTAAAGTATTTGCGCTTCATGCCTGAAAAAATCATGAATCACCATAGAGTACGTTCAAAACTCAGTTCTTGGATTAAAAAAATTCATGGCTTCACTGGTTATTTCATGCTTTATAATGTGCCTTTTAAATATTTACCTCTTTTCGATTATGCAGAAAAAAATCGCATCTGGGAACCAGGTGGCCTAAATCAAGGTGAAAATATTTTCGATCAACTTTCAAAAAACAATCTGAGTTTTCATACTCATCACTATGGTCAGAGTGATGAAGTCAAAATTTCGAAATTAGAAGAAAAAATCAAGTCGAAAAATATTGACTTCGCTTATGTCTCGATGGGAGGACTCGATTCACTGATGCATAGCGTTGGCACGCAAGATGAAAAAGTCGAAAAGAAGGTGCGCTGGTATGATCAACGCTTACGTGAAACTCTGGAATTAGCAGAACAGAATTATGAAGATGTTAAGTTTCACGTTTTTACAGATCATGGTATGCACGACACGAAATCTACATACGATCTGCAAGCTGAAATCGCTAAATTGGATTTAATATACAATGAGGATTATGTAGCAGTCTATGATTCGACTATGGCGCGTTTTTGGTATTTAAATCAGAAAGGTAAAGAAACCATACAAAGCTTTCTCCAAGATTCAGCTCATGGTCGTACCTTGAGCGATGATGAATTAAAAGATCTTGGGGTGTATTTTGAAGATCGTAAGTTTGGTGAAGAGATCTTTATGATGAATTCTGGCGAGCAAATCTGTCCAAGTTATATGGGCGAGAAATTCACTCCAGGACTTCATGGCTATCACCCTTCAGATGCAGATTCCTATGCTCAGATTTGCGGTAATAGTGAGCCTCGTGATGACCTTAAATCTATTAAAGATATCTATAAGGTTATGATGGATCAAATGCACTGGCTCATGAAATAA
- a CDS encoding oligosaccharide flippase family protein, with product MSVAFTPKALRSVPYLLSAKLVTFVVYFFVSVMVVKALSPEDYGILALSKNFGQYMVIVCALGLNTCILRYVPEIEVKRDYLGIKSFLIRSLGCQFLSWLLCIGVLYLVKVYIFEYLTTDSPLLLEFIFLWILAWVVKNTVTDSLTALFEVKTVAFIALIQSIMIYFAVWWVCSNDVKIEYILGVELFALAFTSMIGFMRLRKRLAEPVCEKSTENNLPVQRVLALATPVWFNGLLRSLMLQYTEVFILAYCFLPEIAGFYELGYSLPLLAITFIPMALQTLFSSAFAEAYQRDKTLLPKMVRSMFKVLILLSIPLAFTGFLFSEQLVAKIYGEDMSSAGYVAKYFSLIHILPLISMPLSMAVTTLEKNSKTVGLLILQVTINIALDIILIPNYGLSGAIAAVILTFSLTIPIRLLVIRRLIGGIWFPAKFFLKIIASCLLLAIPFSFIPQSNTLLGDLSLAILYLASCAGVLHITGSTQTFLEFLSKKNH from the coding sequence ATGTCCGTAGCCTTCACACCTAAAGCTTTACGCTCTGTTCCTTACTTGCTATCAGCTAAGCTGGTAACGTTTGTGGTATACTTTTTTGTATCGGTGATGGTGGTCAAGGCTCTGAGTCCGGAAGATTATGGAATTTTGGCTTTGTCAAAAAACTTTGGACAATACATGGTGATAGTGTGTGCCTTAGGCCTCAATACCTGCATTTTACGTTATGTCCCAGAAATTGAAGTTAAAAGGGATTATCTAGGAATTAAAAGCTTTCTTATTCGAAGCTTGGGGTGTCAGTTTTTAAGTTGGTTACTCTGTATTGGTGTACTATACCTTGTTAAGGTATATATCTTTGAGTATCTAACAACGGATTCTCCTTTATTGTTAGAATTCATTTTTTTATGGATATTAGCTTGGGTAGTAAAAAATACCGTAACCGATAGTTTGACTGCTTTATTTGAAGTGAAAACAGTGGCATTTATTGCCCTGATACAATCAATTATGATATATTTTGCGGTTTGGTGGGTATGCTCAAATGATGTGAAAATTGAATATATTCTTGGTGTAGAACTCTTTGCTTTAGCTTTTACTTCTATGATTGGATTCATGCGATTGAGAAAGCGTTTAGCAGAGCCCGTTTGTGAGAAAAGTACTGAGAATAACCTTCCCGTGCAGAGAGTGCTTGCTTTGGCCACTCCTGTATGGTTTAATGGGCTGTTAAGATCACTCATGCTTCAGTATACTGAAGTGTTTATTTTAGCTTATTGTTTTTTACCAGAGATTGCCGGATTTTATGAATTAGGATACAGTTTACCTCTATTGGCGATCACCTTTATTCCCATGGCATTGCAGACACTTTTTTCTTCCGCTTTTGCGGAAGCTTATCAGCGAGATAAGACTTTGCTTCCGAAGATGGTTAGATCAATGTTCAAAGTTTTGATTCTCCTTTCCATTCCTTTGGCTTTTACAGGTTTTCTTTTTTCAGAGCAGCTGGTAGCAAAAATTTATGGTGAAGATATGAGTAGTGCAGGCTATGTAGCTAAATATTTTAGTCTTATACATATTTTACCTCTTATATCAATGCCACTCTCGATGGCGGTGACCACGCTTGAAAAAAATTCAAAAACCGTCGGCTTACTGATCCTACAGGTCACAATCAACATTGCTTTAGATATTATTTTGATTCCAAACTATGGCTTAAGTGGAGCTATAGCGGCCGTGATTTTAACTTTTTCTCTAACCATCCCCATTCGTTTATTAGTTATTCGTCGTCTGATAGGTGGTATTTGGTTTCCAGCTAAGTTTTTTCTAAAAATTATAGCGAGTTGTTTATTATTAGCGATTCCTTTCAGTTTTATCCCCCAATCAAATACTCTATTAGGTGATTTATCGCTGGCTATACTCTACCTAGCCTCATGTGCGGGAGTCCTACATATTACAGGAAGTACTCAAACTTTTCTAGAATTTCTAAGTAAAAAAAATCATTAA